Part of the Solanum pennellii chromosome 10, SPENNV200 genome is shown below.
TACTGTTAATGTTGttaaaaattgtaattgaaTTGGGGAATTTTGTGTTATTCATGAGCTCTTCTAATATCACTTTATCAGAAGCTGTGGAATGCCCTGTTGTAAGGGGGGGNNNNNNNNNNNNNNNNNNNNNNNNNNNNNNNNNNNNNNNNNNNNNNNNNNNNNNNNNNNNNNNNNNNNNNNNNNNNNNNNNNNNNNNNNNNNNNNNNNNNNNNNNNNNNNNNNNNNNNNNNNNNNNNNNNNNNNNNNNNNNNNNNNNNNNNNNNNNNNNNNNNNNNNNNNNNNNNNNNNNNNNNNNNNNNNNNNNNNNNNNNNNNNNNNNNNNNNNNNNNNNNNNNNNNNNNNNNNNNNNNNNNNNNNNNNNNNNNNNNNNNNNNNNNNNNNNNNNNNNNNNNNNNNNNNNNNNNNNNNNNNNNNNNNNNNNNNNNNNNNNNNNNNNNNNNNNNNNNNNNNNNNNNNNNNNNNNNNNNNNNNNNNNNNNNNNNNNNNNNNNNNNNNNNNNNNNNNNNNNNNNNNNNNNNNNNNNNNNNNNNNNNNNNNNNNNNNNNNNNNNNNNNNNNNNNNNNNNNNNNNNNNNNNNNNNNNNNNNNNNNNNNNNNNNNNNNNNNNNNNNNNGGGGGTAAGTTCTGGGGCTGCTTGCAGCTTTTGCttggtgggtgggtgggtggtTAGTTCTATGAGTCCTCCCTATTGAGTTGGGAAACTTTGACTGAGAACACTAGAAGATGGTAGTGCCATAGTGATAGCACATAGGTCATGCCCTTCGAGAAAAGAAGTGACCAACATGGATAACTAAGGAAATATGAACAGTCATGAGCTTGTTTCAGTAAAAGGGGAAAGAAATGACTTAGAAAGTAATTTCGCATTATTTCCCCATTGGTATTAGTTGGTTTATTTGTTTTGCTCTTCCTTACTTTTGTTTCCCTCTCCTTCCTGTTGTACCTGTCTTGAGACCAGCTTTAATTTCCCTGCCTCTCTTATTTCTCCATCTTCCCTCCTAATTTCGTTTTCTTTTCACTTATGTCCATATTTTAGTCTTGATTCATCTTCCTTTCTTATTGAATCTAGTACTTCAGTTTTTGGGTAGAATATTTTTATGCAAAAATATGGAATTACAAGACtttcaactatttttctttattctgAGTTGGTGTTATGTATTTGCTGTGCTTTCATGAACCCACCAAACTCCAGGTAATTTCATTGTTGCATAGTGATGGATCTACTAATTGATTGTTAGACAGAATAGGAGTTAGATGCAATTGTTGTttcaaatatgaataaaatgaatgaaGATGCTGCACTGTAATTATGGCTAACATGGTAGAAAAACAGTGTTTAATCTGCCAATACTTGTGCTTAATTGTTAAACTCTTCTCTCAGTTTTCCTATTTTTGTTTAGAGTATGGACACAACAAATCCTGCTGTCTTCGTCAATGCTGAGCTCCTCCGCTTGTACATGGGAAGGAGAGTTCGAGCTGTGATTCAGGTTATGCGCTCTGATGGCAGTGGCACAGTGAATGGGAGATCTACAGATGACCAGCAGATAGTTGTGAAAGGCAATCCACCTGGTCCTCTTACAACGTTTGTTGAGGTCATAGGTATCGCTGACAGTAACCAATCTATCCGTGCTGAAATATGGTCCAACTTTGGGGACACACTAGGTATCACTTCActaatattttacaattttttatcaCTACGTCTTTAGGTGCTGGAATCCTCCTGCTTGCTTCTTTGTTTGCTTTTCGTTTTCCTGCACTTATGCTTTATAGTCATGAACCATAAATGTTGTCGAGCTATTTTTCCTATAAAAGTATGCTGGAAGAAAAACAACTTACGTTCAAAGTTTGTGCGAGTTATTAGGAGTACTGGAATTATAGGCAGTTACCGTTTTATACTAAAATGCTATTGGATTGTGCAGCGTAGATCTGTAAACAGAccacttatatatttttttggttggtAGTATTATACCCCTATGAGCTTGATCATCTTTATGCATTACAAGAGTGCGAAGTTGGCACCTAAGCTCCTCATCTCCTCCTTGTATATCAAGAAGTAAAGCTTTTAGGATTTACCTTTTTGTTGAACACGGAAATCAAGTCACCGGGAGTTTTGTTTCATTAAATCCGAAGTGTAAATGAGTGAATATTGATATTATGCATACCCATCTTCATATATTAATATTGCTGAACTTTGTTTGCTTGTTATAACTCAAATTTCAAAGTAATGAATTCTGATAATGAGTCTTTTCTGTTGCAGATACATATAGCTATAACCGCATTTGCATGCTGGCAAATGGCGATTACAAGCACTTGTTCATATGAGGActcaaaaatgacatgttttagtgGATCCTAATAAGTAATCCAACTCTTTCACCGTCTCCatcctttatttttatatacatgagGCCTGTGAATACTTGTTTAGAGGTTGGTTTTAGTTTGGGATGCTTGTCATGTTATGGTATGTGTTTCACAAAGTGAACCTGCTGAAATCCAGAACTTGgttttactcttttcttttttgtttcccAAACACCGGAGCCCgactaaattcaaatttacaCTAAAAAGTCTCACATTGAAGGTAAAGCGCTTCCTAACAAAGGCGACTCCATACCCAAAAAAATTCGAATTCGAGACTCTCGATTAAAGATGAAGAAATATTTATCACTCTTTCACACTTCTCGTTGGTCAGAAATTGTAAATTTGATAGGCCATGCTAGTTTTTGCTGATTTGCAACTGTTGCAAACCTTGCCATAAAATAAACAAGTGTCATGTGTAATTTGTGTGAGTGCAACCAAGCTACCGAACACCAAGACTGTTACAACACATCAAGTATCATGTGGAATTAATAAGTTCTAAAAATCATTTAACTAaaacataacttttttttacttaataagtttaaaaacacatattttgtTGAATGAGGGATAAAAATTGCTTATAAGTAGAGtgtttcataatatattatattatattaatttaataaatataatatttagataaattaaattgttatctATTGTTTAATAAATAACGTCACACACTATAATTACATGGATTAATGAAGAGCTCACGGCCATGGAAGCTCCACGATCATGTCACGCAGTTCTCACTTTTTCTGCCATGAATAAACTTACATAGCTCTGAAACCTTCATCTCCATCTCCTCTAAAATTGACCCAATTTCGGTCAGACACCAAAAAATCCATCAATGGATCATTACAGAGTTTTAGGGTTAACACGAAGTGCTAGCAAGGAAGAAATCAAGCAAGCGTTTCGGAAATTGGCAATGGAATTTCATCCCGACAAGCACGCACATTCTTCACATCAGTTGAAGGAAAACGCTACGCTCAAATTCAAGCAAGTTTCCGAAGCTTATGAGATTCTGATCGACGATCGCAAACGCGCTGATTACAATATCCGGTCCAATAGTTACCGGAATTCAGCGAATAATTATGGCGGTAATAGTGACTATTATAATCGTAGTTATCAGAACGGGTATAGAAATAGCTATAATTATGGGTATGGGTATAGTCGGCCTGCTGATGCCGGCGGTTCTGCAAGTATTGTTACCAAATTCGAGATGGTTCTGCGGTTCATGACGACAAGGGCGTTTCTCCTCAATGCTGCACTTGCCGGGTAATTTTTCGTGTTCTTTGATCCGTTTTGAAACATGGTAGTTGATTGACACATTATCACAACAATATTTGCGTCTCAATCTCAAACTAGTTTAAGTTGTAGTTATATGAATTCCCAGTATCCATCTTGCTTGAATTGGACTTGTTTCATTCCCATACTCAATAAGTTTATCTTTTAGCTCTAGTGGAAGTCATATTAGAAAAATGTTAAACTTATGTTTAAAGTAAAGTGAAAGAGAAGGTCACAGAACCAACAAGTTTCGAATTTTGAATAGTTTAATTGAAGTATCTTGGAATGCCCTAAATAAGGattgtcatataaattgggGAAGAGGAGTATTGAATTTGTTTATAGTTCTTGTGGCAATATGACCTTGTTAAAAAAGGTTTATTTGAGGCGATATGTATTGTGTAAAGCTGTGAACTTTAAGGGGCTTTTTTGTTCCATTAGACTTAGCGGTTGAGTCATGTGTATTATATTCATAGTTGCTAAGTCAAAGTGGAGGTCCTGAGTTTAACAGTCTTATGTTCAATATGAGTTTGTGTTAGACTTCTTATATGTACGTATTCTTCCTACCTGTGTGTGCTAGATGCTTTCAATGTGTAACAGTTGGTGTTATGTTATTGTAAATTTATTCCCAATACTTGACCTCTCCCACCTTCCCCcacccaaaagaaaaaaacatataattctAAATTGTCTGGTTATTTTGAACTTTAGGTATCGTAATTTGCTACATTATTGGTTTCTTGGTATGTGGTTTTATGTATGCAGTACCAGCTGCAGTTGGTTTTCCATATAATTTGATGGTTCTTCTCTATATGTTTTCATTTGTATATAGTAGGTGTTGACTAAATAAGTGAGTTACAGTTAAAAGTCAGAATCTTTGTTTTACTTCTGCATTTTTGCCTTACCCAAGGTTCATGAATTAGTCTCATCTCAAGTTTTGAGTGGGATATTCAACGATTCTGATCATTCAATTCAATCTTGATGTGTTTGTAATGAGGGAACTGTGGCATATTGGCATTCCCCTGAATGGTTTTACTGTATGCTATGGTTATAGATAGCATCTGTTCATTAAGGGAGACAAGCAAACAAGGAAAGGCACCTCCATGGTGAATGTTGAAGTAGTTTATGTGATCCTTCTAAGGAAATAGTCATCAAGATCCAATAGAAAACTACGGCTTGAACAAAGATGAACTTTCTTGCCGAGGCCTGAGAGTTTGCTTTTCGTTTGGGAAATTCTATGTGAGCGTCACTATGCTGTATTTTTTATGatgtaaattcaaattttggaaTCGAGGGCCTAGGGCTTGAAGAGTTCAAAGACCACTCATATTCACAGACCTAGTAGTTTTGTcttgcattttatttttccaagaAGTTCATTGTGTATTCAAGAAAATTGCCATTTCAAATTTGTCTCGTCTACTGTCCAGTCTCATCCTTACGATTTGGGTGAATTCTATGTATTTCTAGTTCCTAAACATCCTGATTCATGTGAAACAACTTGATTCTTCAAAGCATCATCCTGTTCTTTTACTTTACctcaatatttttgttattaaaaaagttattcaCCTCAATTTTGACCCTGTTAA
Proteins encoded:
- the LOC107031959 gene encoding chaperone protein dnaJ 72; translation: MDHYRVLGLTRSASKEEIKQAFRKLAMEFHPDKHAHSSHQLKENATLKFKQVSEAYEILIDDRKRADYNIRSNSYRNSANNYGGNSDYYNRSYQNGYRNSYNYGYGYSRPADAGGSASIVTKFEMVLRFMTTRAFLLNAALAGVLLGATYVVDAGGEALWKMRNSGKSFEEAMESVEKAKAFDDKR
- the LOC107001706 gene encoding replication protein A 14 kDa subunit B-like; translated protein: MDTTNPAVFVNAELLRLYMGRRVRAVIQVMRSDGSGTVNGRSTDDQQIVVKGNPPGPLTTFVEVIGIADSNQSIRAEIWSNFGDTLDTYSYNRICMLANGDYKHLFI